One region of Stigmatella erecta genomic DNA includes:
- a CDS encoding transposase produces the protein MVSFGAAPSAPLGTWPIRRRKERAARRLRLLQRVVREPQAHLELWYADSTRFELLPVASSMWRRRGARQWVKTPGQNVRVAVCGAIRFPSRQFLFTHQPKTATTALFLPLLAQLEQRARRTGRPIVLVLDNGVPFNSRLSQAALEAASPHVRPFRLPKYNSETLNWIEGFWGHLKQTYFSRMLADEREAFYPDALRILQRLRHPERIKSLALRSP, from the coding sequence ATGGTTTCGTTTGGCGCCGCGCCAAGCGCACCACTCGGCACCTGGCCGATCCGGAGGAGAAAAGAACGCGCCGCTCGACGCCTGCGCCTCTTGCAGAGGGTCGTCCGCGAGCCTCAGGCACACCTGGAGCTGTGGTACGCCGACTCCACCCGATTCGAGTTATTGCCGGTCGCTTCTTCGATGTGGCGCCGTCGCGGAGCGCGCCAATGGGTGAAGACTCCAGGCCAGAACGTGAGGGTCGCCGTGTGCGGAGCCATCCGATTCCCTTCCCGGCAGTTTCTCTTCACTCATCAGCCCAAGACCGCCACCACCGCGCTATTCCTGCCGCTGTTGGCTCAGTTGGAACAACGAGCCCGGCGCACGGGGCGCCCCATCGTGCTCGTGCTCGACAACGGTGTGCCCTTCAACTCCCGCCTGTCTCAGGCCGCCCTCGAAGCAGCCAGCCCACACGTACGCCCCTTCCGGTTACCGAAGTACAACTCCGAGACTCTGAACTGGATTGAGGGCTTCTGGGGACACCTGAAGCAGACCTATTTCAGCAGGATGCTGGCAGATGAGCGCGAAGCGTTCTATCCCGACGCGCTCAGAATCCTCCAGCGGTTGCGTCACCCGGAGCGCATCAAGTCGCTCGCGCTCCGCTCCCCCTGA
- a CDS encoding alpha/beta fold hydrolase, whose translation MKPKARKPPSKQTSTRGHTVQIDNIEMYYEEYGAGKPLVLLHGFGGCARNWHPFTAKLSERHRLIIVDLRGHGRSTNPENKFTHREAAGDVFLLLEKLGVSHFSAMGMSSGGMTLLHMATSQPKRIDSMVLISATSHFPDQARTIMRRASFGTMPQQVQEMYRECAHRGDEQIRQLIAQFNALSEDYDDMNFTAQILSNIAARTLVVHGDRDRFFPVEIPVSIYRSIPDAALWIIPGGDHVPIYDPKVPFTSTALQFLDGPHSR comes from the coding sequence ATGAAGCCCAAAGCACGCAAGCCCCCCTCGAAACAGACATCCACGCGGGGGCACACCGTTCAAATCGACAACATTGAGATGTACTACGAGGAGTACGGAGCCGGAAAGCCCCTGGTGCTCTTGCATGGATTTGGCGGCTGTGCACGGAACTGGCATCCCTTTACCGCCAAGCTCTCAGAGCGCCATCGACTGATCATCGTGGATCTGCGTGGCCATGGCCGATCCACCAACCCCGAGAACAAGTTCACGCATCGGGAAGCGGCCGGTGACGTGTTCCTCTTGCTTGAAAAGTTGGGGGTCAGTCACTTCTCGGCCATGGGTATGAGTTCTGGCGGCATGACGCTCCTTCATATGGCGACGAGCCAACCCAAGCGCATCGACTCCATGGTGTTGATTAGTGCAACCTCCCATTTTCCCGATCAGGCAAGGACCATCATGCGTAGAGCCTCGTTTGGCACCATGCCCCAACAAGTGCAAGAGATGTATCGGGAGTGCGCACACCGCGGTGATGAACAGATTCGTCAACTCATTGCGCAGTTCAATGCGTTAAGCGAAGACTACGACGATATGAATTTCACTGCGCAAATTTTATCAAACATTGCAGCTCGTACGCTCGTTGTGCACGGCGATCGCGACCGCTTTTTCCCCGTTGAAATTCCTGTAAGCATCTACCGTTCCATACCGGATGCGGCGTTATGGATTATTCCTGGCGGCGACCACGTTCCTATCTATGATCCCAAGGTTCCATTCACCTCAACAGCCCTGCAATTCCTTGATGGGCCACACAGCAGGTAG
- a CDS encoding integrase core domain-containing protein: MRSLKYEEVYLLAYEDVRVARGGIGGYMRFFNQERPHQALEYRTPMAVYMESVALKRAA, translated from the coding sequence GTGAGGAGCCTCAAGTACGAGGAGGTATATCTCCTCGCCTACGAGGACGTGCGGGTGGCCCGGGGCGGTATCGGCGGCTACATGCGCTTCTTCAACCAGGAGCGTCCCCACCAAGCGCTCGAGTACCGGACGCCCATGGCCGTCTACATGGAGTCCGTCGCCCTGAAGAGGGCCGCGTAA